AAGCGCCATCCCAGCTAATAGAGTAATAACAATTCTAGGTAATCTAAGGGAGTATAAAACGAATTCTTCTTTAAAAGTTCCTTGTCCCATAAGTGTTGGAATTAATCGATCATAGGATAGAGATGCAGAGCCAAGCCCCATTCCAACTACAATTGTTGTGATCGTGAGTATAAGTAATGCAAGTATAATAAGACGTTGTTTTTTTACAATAGATTGTTGAATCATGAGAATGATCTTCCTCCTTTACGTACAATGAATAGGAAGAATGGTAATCCTACAATCGCGACAATAGCAGTAACCGGTGTTTCATACGGAGCATTAATTGTACGGCCGATAGTGTCTGCAAGTAGCATGAAGGAAGCGCCAGTAATTGCTGACATCGGGATAACAAAGCGATAGTCTGGACCGACGATTGGGCGAACTATATGAGGCACCATTAAGCCGATAAATGCCATGTTTCCAACAAGTGCTACAGAAGCGCCAGCAAGTAGGATGATAACAATAAATAAAATTGTTTTAATGAAAATAATTTTTTGACCTAATCCAATTGCGACTTCCTCACTGAAACTAAGAACAGTTAATTTCTTTGAAAGTAAAATCGCGATGAATATACTTACTGAAATAACTGGAATGATAATTTTTAATTGGCCCCATGTCGTTCCAATTACTCCTCCAGCTGTCCAAAGTGATACATCCTGTGAAATTTTAAAGTAAATGCCAATACCTTCTGAAATCGCGACTAAAAATGCTGAGACAGCAGCACCAGCTAGTACAATTCGAAGGGGAGAGAGTCCACCTTTTTTCACCATACCAATTCCGAAAACCATAAGTGCACCAATTGCTGCCCCGGTAAAGCAAGCGATTGTTAAGTATAGGTAACTAACAGAAGGAATAAAGGCGATTGTCAGTGCAAGTGCAGCATTTGCACCACCCGTTAGTCCAAGTAGTCCTGGATCGGCAATGGGATTTCGCGTTAGCCCTTGCATAATAGCGCCCGATACAGCGAGTGCAGCTCCTACAAAAATAGCTGCAACTTCACGTGGTAAGCGTATTTCACGAATAATGGATAACTTATCTCCTTTAGCGGAAGAAGT
The DNA window shown above is from Bacillus clarus and carries:
- a CDS encoding FecCD family ABC transporter permease translates to MTKDDNIRSTTFTYKFILGIIAFFLIFMVAMVFGAADTTVKDVWLALTSSAKGDKLSIIREIRLPREVAAIFVGAALAVSGAIMQGLTRNPIADPGLLGLTGGANAALALTIAFIPSVSYLYLTIACFTGAAIGALMVFGIGMVKKGGLSPLRIVLAGAAVSAFLVAISEGIGIYFKISQDVSLWTAGGVIGTTWGQLKIIIPVISVSIFIAILLSKKLTVLSFSEEVAIGLGQKIIFIKTILFIVIILLAGASVALVGNMAFIGLMVPHIVRPIVGPDYRFVIPMSAITGASFMLLADTIGRTINAPYETPVTAIVAIVGLPFFLFIVRKGGRSFS